One genomic window of Elaeis guineensis isolate ETL-2024a chromosome 2, EG11, whole genome shotgun sequence includes the following:
- the LOC105053302 gene encoding protein SABRE isoform X2 — translation MASSPVKFFSILLVVSVIGWILFVFSSRLLAWFLSRTMGASVGFRVAGCNCLRDVAVKFKKGAIESVSIGEIKLSLRKSLVKLSFGFISRDPKLQLLVCDIEVVIRSSKQSNKTSKSKKSRSAGKGKWMVLTNVARLISVSVTDLVVKVPKSVVEVKDLRVDISKIAGSNQILRVKSDLKPFIVQLGDSRFSFDQMLNCNQRDSLHIGQAYPSIMEKNSVPFVSKDLSIECDLGHDREKGVKIINLDLVCGDVIVCLNEDLFLNANTKLDIGSDNNAIGGPTLAVTATKKSQENKPSFLSIKKHIFLLPEKVSFSMPKLDLKFMHRGEDLIVENNIMGIHLSSSKSISYEDSGETTSHFDVQMDLSEIHLLREGVTSILEILKVAAVASVDIPMEPLLPIRAEVDVKLGGTQCNLIMSRLKPWLHLHSSKKKRMMLGKENSRKERSQPSDMKAIMWTCTVSAPEMTIVLYDLNGLPLYHGCSQSSHLFANNIASRGIQVHTELGELHLQMEDEYQECMKENLFGVETNSGSLMHIARLSLDWGHREMELQEKHDPIRWALVFSIDISGMAVHFGFQHVESFITTLMSFKALFKSLSSVKRASESKVGHMSKKSAKGTQILKLNLEKCSVSYCGDMSIQDTVIADPKRVNFGSQGGEVIISVSADGTPRRASIISTLPGECKNLKFSTSLDIFHLSLCVNKETKSTQMDVERARSVYQEYSEEHKPGAKVTLVDMQNAKFVRRTGGLTDIAVCSLFSATDISVRWEPDAHLALHEFFTRLRFLIHNNKLQGYGNEIRVQSHDMKDMEPEKNVNRLDQVRPEMPYGKRESIFAVDVEMLRVSGELADGVETVINVQSIFSENARIGILLEGLMLSFNEARVLKSSRMQISCIPVSTSSILDAKVHSAATRDWVIQGIDIHICMPYRLQLRAIEDAVEDMLRGLKLITAAKTSLIFPSRKENSKKPKPRTTKFGSVRFVIRKLTADIEEEPIQGWLDEHYHLMKNEVCELAVRLKLLDESISAGSMISGSADPNNLCSERKTRYNGIEIDVHDKLVVQRLQEEIHKQTFRSYYQACQKMVIVEGSGACSRGFQSGFKPSTHRASLLSLCATDLDVSLTKIEGGVSGMVEFIKKLDPVCLENDIPFSRLYGRDIHLHTGSLVLQIRNYTFPLFSATAGKCQGRIVLAQQATCFQPQIHQDVYIGRWRRVRMLRSASGTTPPMKMYSDLPIYFHKGEVSFGVGYEPAFADVSYAFTVALRRANLSTRNQNSDLKGQNVVGTSQAANVNISQSQPFKKERSLPWWDDMRYYIHGKIVLYFNETKWNLLATTNPYEKLDRLQIISNYMDIQQTDGRVFVSAKAFKIYLSSLESLTKNSSLKLPCGVSRPFLYSPAFSLEVIMDWQCDSGNPLNHYLHALPSEGEPRKKVYDPFRSTSLSLRWNFSLRPSLLPHDKHATSSGFGDSMILDGAFYDTSQKLENTDSPTMNLGAHDLAWIFKWWNINYNPPHKLRTFSKWPRFGISRAARSGNLSLDKVMTEFFLRVDATPTCIEHMPLGDDDPASGLTFKMSKLKYELCYSRGKQRYTFDCKRDHLDLVYQGLDLHMLKAYLNRDNNSSAVQDIPTTKRGSHTGLSGKVGNVKYNNFSNFTEKNRDDGFLLYSDYFTIRRQAPKADSARLLAWQESGRKNLEMTYVRSEFENGSESDHTRSDPSDDDGFNVVIADNCQRVFVYGLKLLWTIENRDAVWSWVGGISKAFEPPKPSPSRQYAQRKMIEEQQMHDGSKMPCDDNFVSPPTSHSVNSPSRQVETMGSVSSPSPSSKMECSSSDIVVKHGYIDDSEEEGTRHFMVNVIQPQFNLHSEEANGRFLLAAASGRVLARSFHSVLHVGYEMIEQALGTSNVQIPGSEPEMTWKRAEFSVMLEHVQAHVAPTDVDPGAGLQWLPKILRSSPKVKRTGALLERVFMPCQMYFRYTRHKSGTAGLKVKPLKELSFNSPNITATMTSRQFQVMLDVLSNLLFARLPKPRKSSLLYPSEDDEDIEEEADEVVPDGVEEVELAKINLEQKERERKLLLDDIRTLSEASDVPADLCQSPEKDGDLWMITSGKLVLVQGLKKELLNIQKSRKAASSALRMALQKAAQLHLMEKEKNRSPSYAMRISMRINKVVWSMLADGKSFAEAEINDMIYDFDRDYKDIGVARFTTKSFVVRNCLPNAKSDMLLSAWNAPPEWGKNVMLRVDAKQGAPKDGNSPLELFQVEIYPLKIYLTETMYRMMWDYFFPEEEQDSQRRQEVWKVSTNAGSRRLRKSFAGPEAAASSSQSTRESEAPGRSSATTGASANASINQASIHGDASQVSKLQSLKANIVCGSNPELRRTSSSDRTWEESAAESAANDLVLQAHSSNTSSKSGPLNPAPEHQHAVNEISKNKPKESKSVRSGRLSHEEKKVGKSQDEKRARTRKMMEFHNIKISQVELLVTYEGSRFAVNDLRLLMDSFHRVDFTGTWRRLFSRVKKHIIWGVLKSVTGMQGKKFKDKALSQRDANGSAVPESDLNFSDSDGGQPGKSDQFPITWLKRPSDGAGDGFVTSIRGLFNSQRRKAKAFVLRTMRGDADGEFHGEWSDSDVEFSPFARQLTITKAKKLMRHAKKFRSRGHKSSGLTLQRDSFPSTPRESTPFQSDSSGPSSYEDFHD, via the exons GTACCAAAATCTGTTGTCGAAGTGAAAGATCTGAGGGTAGACATATCGAAAATTGCTGGATCCAATCAAATTCTTAGAGTGAAGTCGGACCTTAAACCTTTTATTGTTCAACTAGGGGATTCACGGTTCAGTTTTGATCAGATGCTTAATTGCAATCAAAGGGACAGCTTGCATATTGGACAAGCCTATCCATCTATTATGGAAAAGAACTCTGTGCCTTTTGTCAGCAAGGATTTATCAATTGAGTGTGACCTTGGTCATGATAG ggaaaaaggtGTCAAAATCATTAATCTGGACTTGGTATGTGGAGATGTCATCGTTTGCCTGAATGAAGATCTTTTTCTCAACGCTAATACTAAGTTGGACATTGGTAGTGACAATAATGCGATTGGAGGCCCTACTCTGGCAGTTACAGCTACTAAAAAATCTCAGGAAAACAAACCCTCTTTCCTATCAATAAAGAAGCATATTTTTCTGCTTCCAGAAAAG GTTAGCTTCAGTATGCCAAAACTTGATCTGAAGTTCATGCACCGGGGTGAAGACCTTATTGTTGAGAACAATATTATGGGCATTCATCTCAGTAGTAGCAAATCAATATCATATGAGGACTCTGGAGAGACTACATCACATTTTGATGTTCAGATGGACTTGAGTGAAATTCAT TTACTCCGAGAAGGTGTAACTTCTATCTTGGAAATTCTGAAAGTTGCTGCTGTTGCTTCAGTAGATATTCCAATGGAG CCACTTCTACCTATTAGAGCTGAAGTTGATGTTAAGCTTGGTGGTACCCAGTGCAACCTCATCATGAGCAGACTAAAGCCATGGTTGCACCTTCACTcgtctaaaaagaaaagaatgatgCTTGGCAAAGAAAATTCTCGAAAAGAAAGGTCTCAGCCAAGTGACATGAAAGCCATCATGTGGACGTGTACTGTCTCAGCACCAGAGATGACTATCGTGCTTTACGACCTTAATGGGTTGCCATTATACCAT GGATGCTCACAGTCGTCCCATTTGTTTGCAAATAATATAGCTAGCAGGGGGATTCAAGTGCATACAGAACTTGGTGAACTACATTTGCAGATGGAAGATGAATACCAGGAGTGCATGAAGGAAAATTTATTCGGTGTAGAAACTAATTCAGGTTCCTTAATGCACATTGCACGGTTAAGTCTAGATTGGGGACACAGGGAGATGGAATTGCAAGAAAAGCATGATCCCATTAGATGGGCATTGGTATTTTCCATTGATATAAGTGGTATGGCAGTACACTTTGGCTTTCAGCATGTTGAGTCTTTTATAACTACCTTGATGTCCTTCAAGGCACTATTTAAAAGTTTATCTTCTGTTAAAAGAGCTTCAGAGAGCAAGGTGGGGCACATGAGCAAAAAGTCGGCAAAAGGGACGCAAATTTTGAAACTAAATCTTGAAAAATGTTCTGTAAGTTATTGTGGTGATATGAGCATCCAAGATACAGTTATTGCAGATCCGAAGCGAGTGAATTTTGGTTCACAAGGTGGGGAAGTTATAATTAGTGTCTCCGCTGATGGCACACCGCGCAGAGCAAGCATTATTTCAACTCTTCCTGGTGAATGCAAGAATCTGAAATTTTCAACATCTCTTGACATCTTCCATCTTAGTTTGTGTGTGAACAAGGAAACAAAGTCAACACAAATGGATGTTGAAAGAGCAAGATCGGTCTACCAGGAATACTCTGAAGAGCACAAACCTGGTGCTAAAGTGACACTGGTGGATATGCAGAATGCAAAATTTGTGCGTCGTACTGGTGGGCTTACTGATATTGCTGTTTGTTCTCTCTTCAGTGCAACTGATATATCTGTTAGATGGGAGCCTGACGCACATTTGGCACTACATGAATTTTTTACCCGCTTGAGGTTTTTGATACATAATAACAAGCTCCAAGGTTATGGTAATGAAATAAGAGTACAATCCCATGATATGAAAGATATGGAACCAGAGAAAAATGTTAACAGGTTGGACCAGGTGCGACCTGAGATGCCATATGGAAAAAGGGAGTCAATTTTTGCTGTTGATGTGGAAATGTTAAGAGTGTCTGGGGAACTTGCAGATGGTGTTGAAACAGTGATCAATGTTCAGTCTATATTTTCTGAGAATGCCAGGATAGGCATACTACTTGAAGGGCTTATGCTTAGTTTTAACGAAGCCAGGGTTCTTAAAAGTAGCCGCATGCAGATTTCCTGTATTCCAGTTTCAACGAGTAGCATTCTTGATGCAAAGGTACACTCTGCAGCAACAAGAGATTGGGTTATTCAAGGAATTGACATACATATCTGCATGCCTTACAGGTTGCAATTACGTGCTATAGAGGATGCTGTTGAGGATATGTTGCGGGGCTTGAAGCTTATTACTGCTGCTAAAACCAGTCTAATATTTCCTTCTAGGAAGGAGAACTCGAAAAAACCAAAGCCCAGAACAACAAAATTTGGATCTGTCAGATTTGTCATACGTAAACTGACAGCAGATATTGAGGAAGAGCCCATACAGGGCTGGCTTGATGAACATTACCATTTGATGAAGAATGAAGTTTGTGAGTTAGCTGTTCGATTGAAGTTACTTGATGAAAGTATCTCTGCTGGCAGTATGATTTCAGGAAGTGCTGATCCAAATAATTTGTGCTCAGAAAGGAAGACTCGTTATAATGGAATTGAGATTGATGTGCATGATAAATTAGTTGTTCAGAGATTGCAAGAAGAAATCCATAAGCAGACATTTCGTTCTTATTATCAGGCATGTCAAAAAATGGTAATTGTGGAAGGATCAGGTGCATGTTCAAGAGGTTTTCAATCTGGTTTCAAACCCAGTACTCATAGAGCTTCACTTCTATCACTCTGTGCAACAGATTTGGATGTAAGTTTAACCAAAATTGAAGGAGGTGTTTCTGGAATGGTTGAATTTATAAAGAAACTTGACCCTGTCTGCTTAGAAAATGATATACCATTCTCCCGGCTGTATGGAAGAGATATTCATTTACATACAGGTTCTTTAGTTCTCCAGATAAGAAATTACACTTTTCCATTGTTTTCTGCTACTGCAGGGAAATGTCAAGGCCGTATCGTGCTTGCTCAACAG GCAACATGTTTCCAACCCCAAATACATCAGGATGTATACATTGGGAGATGGAGGAGAGTACGAATGCTACGTTCAGCTAGTGGTACAACTCCACCAATGAAAATGTACTCTGACTTACCTATATATTTTCATAAAGGGGAAGTTTCATTTGGAGTTGGATATGAGCCAGCTTTTGCAGATGTAAGTTATGCATTCACAGTAGCCCTGCGCCGGGCTAATCTTAGCACTAGGAATCAGAATTCTGATTTGAAGGGTCAAAATGTTGTGGGCACTTCACAGGCTGCAAATGTCAATATTTCACAGAGTCAACCATTTAAAAAGGAGCGCAGCTTGCCATGGTGGGATGACATGAGGTACTATATTCATGGGAAGATTGTCTTGTATTTCAACGAGACCAAATGGAACCTGCTTGCAACAACTAATCCTTATGAGAAGCTAGACAGACTTCAAATCATTTCTAATTACATGGATATCCAGCAAACAGATGGTCGTGTATTTGTTTCTGCAAAGGCATTTAAGATTTATCTAAGCAGTCTAGAGAGTTTGACCAAAAACTCCAGTTTAAAACTTCCATGTGGTGTCTCTAGACCATTTTTATATTCCCCTGCTTTCTCTCTTGAAGTGATCATGGACTGGCAATGTGATTCTGGTAATCCCCTAAATCATTATTTGCATGCACTTCCCTCTGAAGGGGAACCTCGAAAGAAAGTTTATGATCCATTTCGTTCGACTTCTCTCTCTCTAAGATGGAATTTTTCTCTGAGACCTTCTCTGCTGCCACATGACAAGCATGCTACATCTTCGGGTTTTGGAGACAGCATGATACTAGATGGTGCCTTTTATGATACTTCACAAAAGTTGGAGAACACTGACTCCCCAACAATGAACCTGGGAGCCCATGACCTTGCATGGATATTCAAATGGTGGAACATAAATTATAATCCTCCTCATAAACTGAGAACATTCTCTAAATGGCCACGCTTTGGAATTTCAAGAGCTGCAAGATCTGGCAACTTGTCCTTGGACAAAGTTATGACTGAGTTTTTTCTTCGTGTTGATGCTACACCCACTTGCATTGAACACATGCCTTTAGGAGATGATGATCCTGCTAGTGGTCTAACATTTAAAATGTCAAAATTGAAGTATGAGCTCTGTTATAGTCGTGGTAAGCAGCGGTATACATTTGATTGCAAGCGTGATCACCTTGATCTTGTTTACCAGGGTCTTGACCTTCATATGTTGAAAGCATATTTGAATAGGGATAATAACTCATCTGCAGTTCAGGATATTCCAACAACAAAGAGAGGTTCTCACACTGGGCTGTCTGGTAAAGTCGGCAATGTGAAATAcaataattttagtaattttacaGAGAAAAATCGAGATGATGGGTTTCTTTTGTATTCTGATTATTTCACAATACGAAGGCAAGCTCCAAAGGCTGATTCTGCAAGGCTGTTGGCATGGCAAGAATCTGGTAGAAAGAATCTTGAGATGACATATGTGAGGTCTGAGTTCGAGAATGGTAGTGAAAGTGACCATACACGCTCTGATCCTAGTGATGATGATGGATTTAATGTTGTCATAGCTGATAATTGTCAACGTGTTTTCGTTTATGGCCTTAAGCTCTTGTGGACGATAGAAAACAGAGATGCTGTTTGGTCCTGGGTTGGTGGAATATCCAAAGCATTTGAACCTCCAAAACCTTCTCCATCTAGGCAGTATGCACAAAGAAAGATGATTGAGGAACAACAGATGCATGATGGGTCTAAAATGCCTTGTGATGATAACTTTGTGTCTCCTCCTACATCCCATAGTGTTAATTCTCCTTCTCGACAAGTTGAGACTATGGGTTCAGTTTCTTCTCCATCTCCTTCGAGTAAAATGGAATGCTCATCCTCTGATATAGTTG TGAAGCATGGATACATTGATGACTCAGAGGAAGAGGGGACACGCCACTTCATGGTGAATGTTATTCAACCTCAATTCAATTTGCATTCAGAAGAAGCGAAT GGTagatttctgcttgctgcagccaGTGGCCGTGTCTTAGCTCGTTCATTCCACTCAGTTCTTCATGTTGGATATGAGATGATTGAGCAAGCGCTAGGTACCAGCAATGTACAGATTCCTGGATCAGAACCTGAAATGACATGGAAACGAGCGGAGTTCTCTGTGATGCTGGAGCATGTTCAAGCTCATGTTGCACCAACTGATGTTGACCCAGGTGCTGGACTCCAATGGCTCCCTAAGATTCTTAGGAGTTCACCGAAGGTAAAACGTACTGGTGCTTTACTTGAAAGGGTGTTTATGCCTTGTCAAATGTACTTCCGCTACACAAGGCACAAAAGTGGAACTGCAGGTCTGAAG GTCAAGCCACTAAAAGAACTCTCTTTCAACTCTCCTAATATTACTGCAACAATGACTTCACGCCAGTTTCAGGTCATGCTGGATGTACTGAGCAATCTTCTCTTTGCCAGGCTTCCCAA GCCTCGTAAAAGTAGCCTTTTGTACCCATCTGAAGATGATGAGGATATTGAAGAGGAGGCTGATGAGGTGGTTCCTGATGGTGTTGAAGAGGTAGAGCTTGCAAAGATCAACCTCGaacagaaagagagagagaggaagttaTTGCTTGATGACATAAGGACCCTATCAGAAGCTAGTGATGTTCCTGCTGACCTCTGCCAATCTCCAGAGAAGGATGGTGATTTGTGGATGATTACTAGTGGAAAACTAGTTCTG GTGCAAGGACTGAAGAAAGAGTTACTTAACATACAAAAGTCTAGAAAGGCTGCATCTTCTGCATTAAGAATGGCTTTGCAAAAAGCTGCACAGCTGCATCTTATGGAGAAAGAAAAGAACAGAAGCCCTTCTTATGCTATGCGAATTTCTATGAGAATCAACAAGGTGGTATGGAGTATGCTTGCAGATGGAAAATCCTTTGCCGAAGCTGAGATAAATGACATG ATATATGATTTTGACCGAGACTACAAAGATATTGGTGTTGCTCGGTTCACAACAAAGTCCTTTGTTGTGAGAAATTGTCTGCCTAATGCCAAGTCAGATATGCTGTTATCAGCCTGGAATGCACCTCCTGAATGGGGAAA AAATGTAATGCTTCGTGTCGATGCCAAACAGGGTGCTCCAAAGGATGGAAATTCACCTCTTGAACTTTTCCAG GTGGAGATCTATCCTTTGAAGATATATTTGACTGAAACTATGTACAGAATGATGTGGGATTATTTTTTCCCAGAAGAAGAACAAGATTCACAAAGACGGCAG gaggTTTGGAAAGTTTCAACCAATGCTGGATCAAGACGGCTAAGGAAAAGTTTTGCTGGCCCTGAAGCAGCTGCTTCATCCAGCCAATCTACCAGAGAATCTGAGGCTCCTGGAAGATCAAGTGCAACTACAGGAGCTTCAGCTAATGCTAGCATCAACCAAGCTTCTATTCATGGTGATGCTTCCCAA GTATCCAAGTTGCAAAGCCTAAAAGCAAATATTGTATGTGGTTCAAATCCGGAGCTACGGCGAACATCTTCATCTGACAGAACTTGGGAAGAAAGTGCGGCTGAGTCAGCAGCCAATGACCTTGTGTTGCAAGCTCATTCTTCAAATACTTCTTCAAAGAGTGGCCCCCTCAATCCAGCACCAGAACACCAACATGCAGTTAACGAGATATCCAAAAATAAACCAAAAGAATCCAAGTCAGTAAGATCCGGCCGCTTGTCTCATGAGGAAAAGAAGGTAGGGAAATCTCAGGATGAGAAAAGAGCTAGGACTCGCAAGATGATGGAGTTCCATAATATCAAAATAAGCCAG GTTGAGTTGCTTGTTACTTATGAAGGATCAAGATTTGCAGTCAATGATCTGAGGTTGCTAATGGATTCTTTTCACCGTGTTGATTTTACTGGCACGTGGAGGCGGCTTTTCTCGCGAGTTAAGAAGCATATCATCTGGGGAGTTTTGAAGTCAGTAACTGGCATGCAG GGTAAGAAATTCAAGGATAAAGCCCTAAGCCAAAGGGACGCCAATGGAAGTGCTGTTCCTGAAAGTGATCTTAACTTCAGTGATAGCGACGGAGGTCAACCTGGAAAATCTGATCAGTTTCCTATAACTTGGCTTAAGCGGCCTAGCGATGGGGCTGGTGATGGATTTGTCACATCAATTAGGGGACTTTTCAATTCGCAGCGCCGCAAAGCCAAGGCATTTGTACTGCGAACTATGAGAGGTGATGCAGATGGTGAATTCCATGGTGAGTGGAGTGACAGTGATGTTGAGTTCTCACCCTTTGCCCGGCAACTGACTATAACAAAAGCTAAGAAGCTTATGCGGCATGCTAAGAAGTTTCGCTCAAGAGGGCATAAGAGTTCAG GGTTGACACTGCAACGTGATTCATTTCCATCAACTCCAAGAGAGTCCACACCATTTCAAAGTGATTCCTCTGGTCCATCTTCCTACGAGGATTTCCATGATTAG